TCGAACCGCCCGGGAGTCTGGAATTCGACCGTCGTGCCCAGCGCATCGCCGACCGCGAGTCCCAAGAGGGCGCCGAGGAATCTTCCCGAGAGATCCGAGGGCCGCTCTCGGTCACGATCAGGACGGCTCCCCATGAACATGGGGTCACCAAGCCCGGGATTTTGCAGACGCTCTCGCAGCGCATGATACTGGGAGCGCCACTCTGCCTCGGGGGGGAGGTCGCCCGTATGGTGGGTCCCGCGGCAAGTGTGGTAAAGCGTCAACCACACGTCGAGGATCCCACCGATCCAGGTGCCGGTACGGGTGTAGATCTGCGTTCGGGCGCGGGCCAGTTCGCTGATGTCACCGTAGCCGAACTCCGTGGCCAGGTCGTAACCCCGGATGGCGAGGTGGAGGACCCAGTATTCATCGAACGTGGGGTCCAGGGGCAGGGCCGAGAGATCACCGTGGAAGAATGAGGCCATGGCTGGCCGGATCCGGTCGAGGAAGTCGTCGACTGGATATAGATAGACTCGGCGGCGATCCCGGGTGGTGCGCATTACGGGCTCCTTCACGTTTCCTGAGTTTGCACCGGAAGGCGCACGCTGTCCTCACGAGCACCCGGGCGCGGCAAGCCATGCGCGATCCTGACCAGCGCCGCAATTTGCTTGGGCGATAGATAACCCTTGAGCTGATACTGCCCCTCGCAGGATGCCAGGAAGGAGTTGCCCGGCAGGGCCTTTTGAGCCTCGTCCAGGAGCAAGGGAAACAGGGTCCCCGCCCGGGCCCGTTCCACCAGTTCGGGAGCCTCGGCGAGAAAGCGAGATAGGACCTGGGCGGTGGCCCTGACGTCACCCAGCGCGTCGTGTGCCTCATGAGGAAGCCCATAGTAGGCGGTAAGGGTTTCAAGGCGCGCATCGGCAGTTAGTTCCCGGGCCTGGAGGTGGACCCGGGCCACATGGACGGTGTCGATGAAGTCCGTCCGACGCGGAACCTCAAGGCCGAGTCGACCCTCGCAGGCGCGCAGGAAGTCCAGGTCGAAGCCGATGTTGTGGCCCACCACAACGGGTAGCTCCGAGAGGGTGCCCACGTAGTCGGCGAGCATGCCGAAGGCCTGCCGTGGCTCCATCGCATGGGTGAAGTCCTCGAGGGTCCTCCCCTGGATGGCGAGCGCTTCCTCAGTGACCGTCTCGGGTCGCTGAGGCCGAATCAGGGTCGCGAAAGCCGCCAACTCTCGCAGCGAGTCATCCAGCAGCAGAGCCGCCACTTGGGTGGGCTCGTGCTCGGTCGGGTCCAGCCCCGTCGTCTCGAAGTCGAGAACAAGATACTTCATGTGCTGGTCCCTGCCGCCTGGGAGGTCGGCGCCGAGGCGGTGATCGCGCTGGGGCACAGCAGGACATAGGGGCACCCGGGACAGGTCCTCGGTGAAGGAAGCGCCTCGAACCGGCCTTCTCCGATGGATTGCACGATCGCGGCGGCCTGGGCGCCTGCCGCCTCAAGTCGATCGGGCGTGAACTCGTGCAGCGTCCCGTGCTGCAAATAGGCCAACAGGCCTCGAGGCTTGCCGACCGCCCGCGTGTAGACCCAGAGCTGCATGGCATGGTGATCGGGGTCCATCACCCGGTCGGTCTTGTAGTCCAGGATGAAGTCGGGACCGATGGCGTCCACCACCCCCTTCAGCTCCAGGCCCCCGAGACTTAGCGTGATGGGACGTTCCCGCTCGGAGATGGCCTCCCGCACCTCCCGGAACACCTCTTCGCTCCGGAAGGAGCGGGCAAAGCGCAAGGCCGTCTCGACGAGATCGGGAGCGAGGTCGGAGACATGCGGGGCGAGCGCCGCCGCCTCGTCGAGGTCGAGTTCCAGGGCCAGGTGTGCGGCCGTACCCACCCGGTTCGCATGGGGGACCGGCACCGGCAGGGGCGGCGCAAGCTCCGTCGCATCATCCGAGGGCACTGCCCCGTGGGGACCGACCTCCTCGCTACCGGGATGGCCATCGACGTAGCGATAGGCAAAGGCTCTCGGACACCGTGCAAACACAGCCAGCGCCGTGACCGGCAGCTCGCTCAGCACCGTCCCCAGGGGCTGCTCGAACCAGCGGGCAGGAAGCGGGACCGGATCCAACGGTCCAGGCAACGGGGGCCGCTCGTCACCGGGCTGCGGCTGGACCTCGTCGATAACTAGCCCGGCCTCTTCGAGACCCGGCGCCAGAAAAGCCAGGGCGCCCTTGACCGGGTCGGGGGCCGTCAGCAGCAGGCGATCGCGGACCCGAGTCAGGGCCACGTAGAAAATCCGGCGCTCCTCCGCCTCCTCGCGTTCCTGCACGCGTCGTTTGTGGAGCTTCAACCGCAGGGGCTCCTGCGAATTACCCTCCTCGTCCTTGAACTTCAGCCCCACGCCCAGCTCCGCATCGAAGCGGATCCGGGTCCGATCGGCCGGCTTGTCGGCCGTGAGGTTGGGCACCACGACCACCGGCCATTCCAGACCCTTGGCGGCATGGATGGTCATGAGCAGCACCGCGTTGCCTGCCTCCAGAGCGGGTCGATCGAGCTCGATCTCGGCCTCGCTCAGGCGTCGGATGCGGCGTACGACCGTCAAGACGTCCTGCGCGCCACGCTCGAGCCGACGTACCTGGTCGATCAAGCCGCTCCAGTCCGCCAGGCGCCGGTGCGCGCCCGGCATCCCTGCCAGCACCGCACTGTAGCCGGTGAGCCGATCCGCCAGTTGCAACAAGCGGCTGGGCGGCTCGCTGCGCTGGTCCAGGAGTTCCTGCAGAATGTCGCGCGCCGTCACCAGATCGGGCTCGCTTGATGCCTCCACCACCTGCCACCAGCTGCTCGCGCCGCGTGCGTCGGCCGCGCGATGCAGGACGGCATCCGAGACGGCGAAGAACGGGCTACGCAGGATCGCCACCAGGGCCTGGTCATCGCGCCGATCCGCCAGAAAGCGAAGCAGCGCGGTCCCGTCCAGTGCCTCGCGGGTGGCGAGCAGGTCGCTGCCTCGGGCCAGGG
This genomic window from bacterium contains:
- a CDS encoding 3'-5' exonuclease, translating into MKYLVLDFETTGLDPTEHEPTQVAALLLDDSLRELAAFATLIRPQRPETVTEEALAIQGRTLEDFTHAMEPRQAFGMLADYVGTLSELPVVVGHNIGFDLDFLRACEGRLGLEVPRRTDFIDTVHVARVHLQARELTADARLETLTAYYGLPHEAHDALGDVRATAQVLSRFLAEAPELVERARAGTLFPLLLDEAQKALPGNSFLASCEGQYQLKGYLSPKQIAALVRIAHGLPRPGAREDSVRLPVQTQET
- a CDS encoding UvrD-helicase domain-containing protein, translating into MPLTLDQQRAVEAPGDVCVTAGAGTGKTHMLSARYLQLLRTHGLSPLEIVATTFTDMAAAEMRSRIRKDVAAAQPPFAPQVAVELEAAPIMTMHALAARICREHPDAAGVPADFTILEDRPEGPIWALEQLDEAIAGLPAEIQDSIPSDLLRAAMEAFGADPLTAEEALARDPLDLPAVLSAERESLVARLITSDPWQEAVSALRRCAGDGLRETQRVETLALTDALARRTAGAPWPDFAPVLGIKLNVGSKKGWDPEQYEEVKKALSEVRDLLSQESLLWLEPGALDDVLAEMVPALRQAFAQIRGHLTAAKAQERVLDFGDLEVHALRALEHPEVLAYYWSRWRAFLLDEVQDTNPVQARLLNLLTEGAILTIVGDEKQSIYGFRRADVTVFGRMAEAIAGRGGDRVSLKESFRTHGPLLEIINRVCGPSLGSLRQDLVGQRSVPHDLPHLEAAHVPKAAAGDVEARRRIEARHIARRLKAWHEEGLLLHDKGAGELRPMRWGDVAVLCRTGAPLAIYEEALAAEGIPTTLARGSDLLATREALDGTALLRFLADRRDDQALVAILRSPFFAVSDAVLHRAADARGASSWWQVVEASSEPDLVTARDILQELLDQRSEPPSRLLQLADRLTGYSAVLAGMPGAHRRLADWSGLIDQVRRLERGAQDVLTVVRRIRRLSEAEIELDRPALEAGNAVLLMTIHAAKGLEWPVVVVPNLTADKPADRTRIRFDAELGVGLKFKDEEGNSQEPLRLKLHKRRVQEREEAEERRIFYVALTRVRDRLLLTAPDPVKGALAFLAPGLEEAGLVIDEVQPQPGDERPPLPGPLDPVPLPARWFEQPLGTVLSELPVTALAVFARCPRAFAYRYVDGHPGSEEVGPHGAVPSDDATELAPPLPVPVPHANRVGTAAHLALELDLDEAAALAPHVSDLAPDLVETALRFARSFRSEEVFREVREAISERERPITLSLGGLELKGVVDAIGPDFILDYKTDRVMDPDHHAMQLWVYTRAVGKPRGLLAYLQHGTLHEFTPDRLEAAGAQAAAIVQSIGEGRFEALPSPRTCPGCPYVLLCPSAITASAPTSQAAGTST